From the Ignavibacteriales bacterium genome, the window AAATCTAAAGGGAATGAGCTGACTTTTGAAGCATATGATCTTATGGAAAAATCCGATCTGAACTTTGCCGGGAATGTCGAAGGCAGGGACATACTTGACGGTAAAATAGATGTTATTGTGTGTGACGGATTTACGGGTAATATAATTCTTAAATTTGCAGAGAGTGTTCCCTCGACACTGAGGAGTAAGTTCAGAAAATATGCTTCCCAAAATATTTTTAAAAAGGTCTGGGTTGGAATGATGTACAAGACACTTAAGAATATTTTGAGTGATTTCGATTATCAGAATTACGGTGGAGTACCGCTTTTGGGAGTAAATGGAGTATCTATAATCGGTCACGGCAAGTCCACACCAAAGGCCATTATGAATATGATACTTACGGCGATGAATGTGATAAAAAGCGGTGTAAATGAGAAAATTGCTGCAGCATTGGTGAAATAATGTTCTTTTTTTTGAATTATAATTAAATTATATTTATCAGATAAATAATTAATTTTATGGCTAAAACACAATCATTTGCCGATAAGTTAAACAAGGGAAAGGGTAACGTTGATAGAGTCGTTATGTGCCCGGATACCAATAAAGAAACCAAGCTGATCAATGTCAGGCTAGTTGAATCCGTGAAAACAGAGAAGGGTTCAGTGAAGTTTTTGGACAGGAATGCACTGGTTTATGAATCCACTTACAAACCCTACAAAGGAAACTAAAGGAGAACAGGAAAGTGTCTAAAGTTTGTAAATTAACGGGAAAGAAGCCATTAGCAGGAAATAACGTATCTCACGCTAATAATAAAACTCGCAGAGTTCAGGAGCCTAATCTCCAGAAAAAGAAACTATGGAATGAGAGAAAGAAGAGATGGGAAACTGTAAAAGTATCGGCTAAGGCATTAAGAACTATAGATAAAAAGGGGTACAGAGTATTATTTAAAGATTAATTCTCTGAAACTTAATGCTCTTTTTACAGTAAGTTCATAAAATAAGAATTTAAGAACATCACCATAACATAATACGGTGATGTTCTTCTTTTTTATAAAAAGCGGAGTATAAATCGTAGCCGCATGGCTGAAAAAGAATTTTTCAAGGTTCTTTCAAATAGTTCTGAAGCTGGTGTAAAGGCTCGGGCAGGCATAATTAATACCGATCACGGTGAAATACTTACACCGTGTTTCATGCCGGTCGGTACTCAAGGTACTGTGAAGGCAGTCGAACACCGTGAGCTCGATGAATTCGACACAAGGATAATACTCGGGAATACTTATCATCTATTCTTAAGACCCGGTGATGAGATAATAAATGAAGCCGGCGGTTTACACAAATTCATTAGCTGGAACAAAGCAATACTAACCGATAGCGGAGGTTTTCAGGTATTCAGTCTTGATACCTTGAGGAAAGTTACTGACGACGGAGTCGAGTTTTCATCTCATCTCGACGGATCGAAACATTTTTTCACTCCCGAGAAAGTGATAGGTATACAGAGGAATCTTGGAAGCGACATAATGATGCCGCTTGATGAATGTATGAGCTACCCGGTAGAGAAAAGCTTTGCTGAGAAGTCGATAAAATTGACTACCAGCTGGGAAGCCAGATGCTACGAACATTTTAAGAATACTTCTGATCTTTACGGTTTTAAGCAGAGATTATTCTCTATCAATCAGGGAAGTATCTTTAAGGATCTAAGGAAGGACAGCATCGAACAGCTATCTGAGTATGATTTTGATGGAAACGCAATAGGAGGTCTTGCAGTGGGAGAAGAGAATGAGTTGATGTATGAAGTAACTGATTATTGTACTGATCTGATGGATAGTGGCAAGCCGAGGTATCTTATGGGTGTGGGCACACCGGTTGATCTTCTGGAAAGTGTCGAGAGAGGTGTTGATATGTTTGATTGTGTAATGCCGACGCGAAATGCCAGGCATGGCAGGCTCTTTACAGCATACGGCGAGATAAATTTGAAAAATTCAGGTTATAAGAATAATTTTAATTCGCCTGATCCGGAGTGCGAAACATATACTTCGAAGAATTTTTCGCTGGCGTATTTAAGGCATCTTATGATGTCAAATGAAATTCTCGGTTATCAGTTAGCTTCTATACATAATGTTGGATTTTACTTGAAATTAATGAAAGATATGCGTCATGCAATTATGGAGAACAGGTTCTTAAATTTTAAAAAGGATTTTTTAGAAAAATACTTATCTAATAAAAGATAGATATTCCTTAAGGAGGGAATAAATTTTTGGAGAATTTACTTATAGTATTACTTCAGCAAACAGGCGGTGAAGGACCAATGGGAATGGTAATGTCACTACTGCCTTTTCTTCTAATAATATTAGTTTTTTATTTTCTTATCTTAAGACCGCAGCAAAAGAGACAGAAAGAAAGACAAAATTTATTAAGTTCGCTCAAAAAAGGTGATAAAGTTATAACAGCCGGCGGTATTCACGGTACTGTAGAAGATTTGACGGATAAAGCCGTTACCGTAAGGATTGCTGATAATGTAAAAATAAATGTTGAGAGAAGTTCTATCGCCACAATTAAGGGGTTGATGGAGCATGAGGATTCACAAAAGAAATAATTTTTAGATTAATGAGCAGAGAAAAATTTAAATTTGACTCTATAGAGTCTGCAATCAAGGACTTTAGACAAGGCAAGATGGTTATTGTTGTCGATGATGAGGACCGTGAGAATGAAGGCGACATGATATTCTCTGCGGAGATGTGTACTCCCGAGCACGTTAATTTCCTTACAAAGAATGCAAGAGGATTAATGTGTGTACCTATGGAAGAGGATAGATTAAAAGAGCTTGAATTGGATATGATGGCTAAGGTAAATACTTCGCTTCATGAGACACCATTTACAATGAGTGTCGATTATAAAATAGGTACTACAACAGGCATTTCTGCTTTTGACAGGGATAAGACAATAAAAGCTCTCATTGATCCGGACACAAAACCTGCTGATCTGGGAAGACCCGGACATATTTTTCCTTTGAAAGCTACTCCCGGAGGGGTCTTACGTAGAGCCGGGCATACAGAAGCGGTAGTAGACCTTGCCAGGCTGGCAGGTCATTATCCGGCTGGTGTATTGTGTGAAGTACTAAAGGGAAATGGCGAAATGGCAAGGCTACCGGAGCTTAGCAAGATTGCCAAAAAGTTTGGTTTGAAATTGATCTGTATTAAGGACCTGATAGAATACAGGCTTTCCAGAGAAAAACTTATTGAGAAAATAGTAGAGACAAGGCTTCCAACAAAGATCGGTAAATTTAAGGCGGTATTATTTAAAAGTAAAGTTGATTCTAAAGAGCATATAGCTCTTGTTAAGGGAAAAATAAACTCTAAAGAACCGGTGCTGGTTCGGGTACATTCAGAGTGTCTGACTGGAGACTTGTTTCACTCTCTAAGATGTGACTGTGGGGATCAGTTGGAGAAATCAATGAAGATCATTGAGAATGAAGGAACAGGAATACTCCTCTATATGAGGCAGGAAGGCAGAGGAATCGGGCTTTCAAACAAACTTAAAGCATATAAACTTCAGGATGAAGGACGCGATACTGTTGAAGCAAATGTTGAGCTTGGATTTAAACCGGACCTAAGAGATTATGGTGTAGGGGCTCAGATACTACGAGAACTCGGTGTAAAGAAGATCAGACTACTGACAAATAATCCAAAGAAGGTAGTGGGGCTTCACGGATACGATCTGGAAATTGTAGAGAGAGTGCCGATAGAGATACCGGCTAATCCTGAAAACGAAACATACTTATCCACAAAGCGGGATAAATTGGGTCATTTGATATTAGTAAACGAATCTAAAAAGAAATAATTTAATTAAAAAAATCAATTAAGATGTCGCAGGGAACAGTTTATTTGACAAAAAAGAGACTGGCTGAGCTCGAAGAAGATCTCAGGCATTTAAGATTGAATGCAAGAAAAGAAGTTGCTGAAAGAATCGCCGAAGCAAGGTCACACGGTGACC encodes:
- the tgt gene encoding tRNA guanosine(34) transglycosylase Tgt yields the protein MAEKEFFKVLSNSSEAGVKARAGIINTDHGEILTPCFMPVGTQGTVKAVEHRELDEFDTRIILGNTYHLFLRPGDEIINEAGGLHKFISWNKAILTDSGGFQVFSLDTLRKVTDDGVEFSSHLDGSKHFFTPEKVIGIQRNLGSDIMMPLDECMSYPVEKSFAEKSIKLTTSWEARCYEHFKNTSDLYGFKQRLFSINQGSIFKDLRKDSIEQLSEYDFDGNAIGGLAVGEENELMYEVTDYCTDLMDSGKPRYLMGVGTPVDLLESVERGVDMFDCVMPTRNARHGRLFTAYGEINLKNSGYKNNFNSPDPECETYTSKNFSLAYLRHLMMSNEILGYQLASIHNVGFYLKLMKDMRHAIMENRFLNFKKDFLEKYLSNKR
- a CDS encoding bifunctional 3,4-dihydroxy-2-butanone-4-phosphate synthase/GTP cyclohydrolase II; this encodes MSREKFKFDSIESAIKDFRQGKMVIVVDDEDRENEGDMIFSAEMCTPEHVNFLTKNARGLMCVPMEEDRLKELELDMMAKVNTSLHETPFTMSVDYKIGTTTGISAFDRDKTIKALIDPDTKPADLGRPGHIFPLKATPGGVLRRAGHTEAVVDLARLAGHYPAGVLCEVLKGNGEMARLPELSKIAKKFGLKLICIKDLIEYRLSREKLIEKIVETRLPTKIGKFKAVLFKSKVDSKEHIALVKGKINSKEPVLVRVHSECLTGDLFHSLRCDCGDQLEKSMKIIENEGTGILLYMRQEGRGIGLSNKLKAYKLQDEGRDTVEANVELGFKPDLRDYGVGAQILRELGVKKIRLLTNNPKKVVGLHGYDLEIVERVPIEIPANPENETYLSTKRDKLGHLILVNESKKK
- the rpmB gene encoding 50S ribosomal protein L28 translates to MSKVCKLTGKKPLAGNNVSHANNKTRRVQEPNLQKKKLWNERKKRWETVKVSAKALRTIDKKGYRVLFKD
- the yajC gene encoding preprotein translocase subunit YajC codes for the protein MGMVMSLLPFLLIILVFYFLILRPQQKRQKERQNLLSSLKKGDKVITAGGIHGTVEDLTDKAVTVRIADNVKINVERSSIATIKGLMEHEDSQKK